In one Lachnospiraceae bacterium genomic region, the following are encoded:
- a CDS encoding M28 family peptidase, with protein MKICGNREFELLKKIGFVRVSGSAEEERAAGILLEELKDIGVEGKMETFEVTDAVQTMATFEVLEPYQKSYEVTCYRCAGDTPAEGLTAEFAYIEEAMDANLTGIEGKFVLLHGRLTPEIYQKLLQANIAGYMTFSGTILDKEEETDLPTPILRERLSKFGTVPTLNIRAKDAMELVRDKAAKVRITAKSASQTLTSRNVIATLPGTQYPEEIIAFGAHFDSVPFSTGVYDNGAGSVIIMELLRYFKENPPARTLQFMWYGSEEVGLLGSKAYVAAHQEELKKYRLMINVDVAGAILGKDTAMVTAEQSLADYTDFLFKQAGMAVGVKQDIYSSDSIPFADAGVPGINFCRFGAPGAAFIHDRRDVIDFLSAESLEQTTEKVLLFADKMVNAGVMPVPRTMPQNMVEKIDEYLFKEKKEK; from the coding sequence GTGAAAATTTGTGGAAACCGGGAGTTTGAGCTGCTGAAAAAGATCGGATTTGTCAGGGTCTCTGGTTCGGCAGAAGAAGAAAGAGCCGCAGGCATATTGCTCGAGGAGCTGAAGGACATCGGTGTGGAAGGAAAAATGGAGACCTTTGAGGTCACGGATGCTGTGCAGACGATGGCGACCTTTGAGGTGCTGGAGCCTTATCAGAAAAGCTATGAGGTGACCTGCTACCGCTGCGCAGGCGATACGCCTGCCGAGGGACTTACGGCTGAATTTGCCTATATTGAAGAGGCGATGGATGCCAATTTGACTGGTATTGAGGGCAAGTTTGTCCTGCTGCACGGCCGTCTGACGCCGGAAATCTATCAGAAGCTGCTGCAGGCTAACATTGCCGGATATATGACCTTTAGCGGTACAATTTTAGATAAAGAAGAGGAGACGGATCTGCCCACGCCGATCCTGAGAGAGCGTCTCAGCAAATTTGGTACGGTGCCGACGCTTAACATACGGGCTAAGGATGCTATGGAGCTGGTGCGGGATAAAGCAGCCAAGGTACGGATCACAGCTAAAAGCGCCTCACAGACGCTGACAAGCCGCAATGTGATCGCCACTCTGCCGGGAACGCAGTATCCGGAGGAGATCATTGCCTTTGGCGCGCATTTTGACAGCGTTCCCTTTAGTACGGGCGTGTATGATAACGGAGCAGGTTCTGTGATCATCATGGAGCTGCTGCGCTATTTTAAAGAAAATCCGCCGGCCAGAACGCTGCAGTTTATGTGGTACGGCTCGGAAGAGGTAGGTCTTTTGGGAAGCAAGGCCTATGTGGCCGCGCATCAGGAAGAGCTTAAGAAGTACCGGCTGATGATCAATGTTGATGTAGCCGGCGCGATTTTAGGTAAGGATACAGCCATGGTCACGGCAGAGCAGAGTCTGGCAGATTACACAGATTTTCTGTTTAAGCAGGCAGGGATGGCCGTCGGAGTGAAGCAGGATATCTATTCGAGTGATTCGATTCCGTTTGCGGACGCAGGCGTTCCGGGCATTAACTTCTGTCGCTTTGGCGCCCCTGGCGCAGCCTTTATTCATGACCGCCGCGATGTGATCGATTTTCTGTCGGCAGAAAGTCTGGAGCAGACAACAGAGAAGGTGCTTCTGTTTGCAGACAAAATGGTGAATGCGGGCGTAATGCCGGTACCGCGCACGATGCCGCAGAATATGGTGGAAAAGATCGATGAATATCTGTTTAAAGAGAAAAAGGAAAAATAA
- a CDS encoding DUF362 domain-containing protein — protein sequence MEKSKVFWTDFRALPGDNLLLKLERLIRRAGIETIDFDRKFAAIKMHFGEPGNLSYLRPNFAKVVADVVKSLGGKPYLVDCNTLYVGRRKNALDHLEAAYENGFNPFATGCQVIIGDGIKGTDETLVPVGGELVKEAKIGTGVMDADVFISLSHFKGHEATGFGGALKNIGMGCGSRAGKMEQHANGKPTVDAELCVGCRKCSKNCAHEAISFESGKAQIDHEKCVGCGRCIGACPMDAVAALGDSTSAELNKKIAEYSLAVLQDRPHFHISLVVDVSPYCDCHGENDLPIVPDVGMFASFDPVALDQACADAVNAQPIVENSLLGEREHIHHDHFTDVHPNTDWHVCLEHAEKLGIGSREYELIQIK from the coding sequence ATGGAAAAATCGAAGGTATTCTGGACAGACTTCAGAGCGCTGCCCGGAGATAATTTGCTTCTTAAATTAGAACGGCTGATCCGCAGAGCCGGCATCGAAACCATAGACTTTGACCGCAAGTTTGCTGCGATTAAAATGCATTTTGGCGAGCCGGGGAATTTGTCTTATCTGCGGCCCAACTTTGCAAAGGTGGTTGCCGATGTGGTCAAGAGTCTGGGCGGCAAGCCCTATCTGGTAGACTGCAATACGCTGTATGTGGGGCGGCGCAAAAATGCGCTGGATCATTTGGAGGCAGCGTATGAAAATGGTTTCAATCCGTTTGCAACCGGATGCCAGGTGATCATCGGAGACGGAATCAAAGGGACGGATGAAACGCTGGTGCCGGTGGGCGGCGAGCTAGTGAAGGAAGCGAAAATCGGGACCGGCGTCATGGATGCGGATGTGTTTATCTCTTTATCTCATTTTAAAGGGCATGAGGCCACCGGATTTGGCGGCGCACTGAAAAATATTGGCATGGGCTGCGGTTCTAGGGCCGGCAAAATGGAGCAGCATGCCAATGGAAAGCCAACGGTGGATGCAGAGCTTTGCGTAGGCTGCCGCAAGTGCAGCAAAAACTGTGCGCATGAGGCCATTTCATTTGAAAGCGGAAAGGCGCAGATCGATCATGAAAAATGCGTAGGCTGCGGACGCTGCATAGGGGCATGTCCGATGGACGCCGTAGCGGCGCTGGGGGATTCTACCAGTGCGGAGCTGAATAAAAAGATTGCCGAATATTCACTGGCAGTGCTGCAGGATAGGCCTCATTTCCATATCAGTCTGGTGGTGGATGTGTCCCCGTATTGCGACTGTCACGGAGAAAATGATCTGCCGATCGTACCGGACGTCGGTATGTTTGCTTCCTTTGATCCGGTGGCGCTGGATCAGGCATGCGCTGATGCGGTTAATGCACAGCCGATTGTAGAAAATAGCCTGCTGGGCGAGCGTGAGCATATTCATCATGATCATTTTACGGATGTACATCCCAATACGGACTGGCATGTATGCCTCGAGCATGCAGAAAAGCTGGGGATTGGCAGCCGGGAATATGAGCTGATTCAAATTAAATAA
- a CDS encoding ABC transporter ATP-binding protein, whose amino-acid sequence MSEEKEKKRPIKEHLRMIFRTIRILYQISPRMMIISELGAVFRSFTPFVNIYMSALIIDELAGACEVAALTRYVLITITLNLLIAVVNRVVDQISRAEEALLGMRVNLLLANEGLKMDYTDIEDVHTRVLRNRINEAMESGRGGITHCYDKQAYVLEIFCRVIIAAVMSVQVFSILSAQTLTGFLAFMNTPWASVLLAVLILAMSVFSGFSFKKAAKVLFNVWLDWPKRRTLSDYYSKEYIGENGAGKDIRLFHQKDLIKAEMDKWYANPPFITAKFKINCKYDGINLGLTSFLTGVVYFFVAMKVVSGAFGIGSLVRYAGLINQFVDAFVLLICEVSKMFLNNDYMDDVFEYLDKPRRMQSGHQTLQTEQARQWRIEFEHVTFRYPGTEVDVLNDVSLTLQPGKSLALVGMNGSGKSTLIKLLCRLYDPTEGRILLNGIDIKEYEYSEYLKAFSVVFQDFRLFAFELGENIAAGTEIDEAKATACLEEAGFAERLQSLEQGLHTYLYKDFDKNGIEPSGGEEQKIALARALYKDAPFMILDEPTAALDPLAEAEIYRKFHEITDQRTAVYISHRLSSCRFCDEIAVLDQGRLVQHGTHQSLVEDKAGKYYELWNAQAQYYV is encoded by the coding sequence ATGAGTGAAGAAAAAGAAAAAAAACGCCCTATTAAAGAGCATCTGCGGATGATTTTCCGCACGATTCGGATTCTCTATCAGATCTCTCCCCGGATGATGATTATATCGGAACTGGGAGCTGTTTTCCGTTCTTTCACCCCCTTTGTCAATATTTATATGTCAGCCCTGATCATTGACGAACTGGCAGGCGCCTGTGAGGTCGCCGCATTGACACGCTATGTTCTCATTACCATTACGCTGAATCTGCTGATCGCAGTAGTCAACCGGGTCGTGGATCAAATCAGCAGGGCAGAGGAGGCACTGCTGGGGATGCGCGTGAATCTGCTGCTGGCCAACGAAGGGCTTAAGATGGACTACACTGATATCGAGGATGTGCATACGAGAGTGCTGCGCAACCGGATCAATGAGGCCATGGAGAGCGGCCGGGGCGGTATTACGCATTGCTATGATAAACAGGCCTATGTGCTGGAGATTTTTTGCCGGGTGATCATCGCCGCAGTAATGTCAGTGCAGGTATTTAGTATTCTGTCAGCGCAGACGCTGACTGGTTTTCTGGCATTTATGAATACGCCATGGGCATCCGTGCTGCTGGCCGTGCTGATCTTGGCTATGTCTGTATTTTCCGGATTCTCCTTTAAAAAGGCGGCTAAGGTTTTGTTTAATGTATGGCTGGACTGGCCCAAGCGCAGGACGCTCAGCGACTACTACAGCAAGGAGTACATTGGCGAAAATGGCGCCGGAAAGGATATCCGGCTGTTTCATCAAAAGGATCTGATCAAGGCAGAGATGGACAAATGGTATGCAAACCCGCCGTTTATCACAGCCAAATTTAAAATTAACTGTAAGTATGACGGAATCAATTTGGGGCTCACCAGCTTTTTGACAGGCGTTGTCTATTTCTTTGTCGCCATGAAGGTAGTGAGCGGCGCGTTTGGCATTGGTTCTTTAGTGCGCTATGCAGGACTGATCAATCAGTTTGTAGATGCTTTTGTACTGCTGATCTGTGAGGTGTCCAAGATGTTCCTCAACAATGACTATATGGACGATGTTTTTGAATATCTGGATAAACCAAGGCGGATGCAGTCCGGACATCAGACGTTGCAGACAGAGCAGGCGCGGCAGTGGCGCATTGAATTTGAGCATGTTACTTTCCGCTATCCCGGTACGGAGGTGGATGTATTAAACGATGTATCTCTGACGCTGCAGCCCGGAAAAAGCCTGGCGCTGGTAGGGATGAACGGCAGCGGCAAATCCACGCTGATCAAGCTGCTGTGCCGCCTGTATGATCCAACAGAGGGACGGATCCTGCTCAACGGTATAGATATCAAGGAGTATGAATACAGCGAATATCTAAAAGCCTTTTCTGTTGTCTTTCAGGACTTTCGTCTGTTTGCCTTTGAGCTGGGAGAGAACATCGCCGCCGGTACAGAGATCGACGAGGCAAAAGCAACCGCCTGCCTGGAAGAGGCCGGCTTTGCCGAGCGTCTGCAGAGCCTGGAGCAGGGGCTTCATACCTATCTTTATAAAGACTTTGATAAAAACGGCATTGAACCAAGCGGAGGCGAGGAGCAGAAGATCGCGCTCGCAAGAGCCCTATATAAGGATGCGCCCTTCATGATTCTCGATGAGCCCACGGCAGCGCTCGACCCCTTGGCCGAGGCCGAGATCTACCGGAAGTTCCATGAGATCACCGATCAGCGCACAGCGGTATATATTTCTCATCGACTTTCCTCCTGCCGCTTCTGCGACGAAATTGCCGTGCTGGATCAGGGCAGGCTCGTGCAGCATGGCACGCACCAATCCCTAGTTGAGGATAAGGCCGGCAAATACTATGAGCTTTGGAATGCGCAGGCTCAGTATTACGTGTAA